GCATCAGCGGCGTGGAGGTAGCCGTCTGGCCGAACGTGCGCACGCGCGCGGACCTGGCTCCGCCGTGTGCCGTGGAGGATGCGACCGTCATCGTCGGCGCCGTGGAGCGCGGCGTGCGCCCGGCGGTCGAGGTGGACACGTCGCTGGCGGCCGAGACCGATCACAGCGAGCAGACGATACATTTCCGGCTCGGCGCGCATCGCGAGACACGCACCGTGCGCATTGCCCGCGACATCCTGGTGGACATCGACCGCCGGGACCGGATCGCCGGGCTGTGGCTCCTCGGCGTTCCCCCCTGTCCCGACGAACCGTGATCACCACGATTGTCCTGATCAAGGCCGACCCGAAGCATATCCCCGAGACGGCACGCGCGATCGCCGGCATCGACGGCGTGCAGGAGGTGTACTCCGTGTCCGGCGAGTGGGACCTGGTCGCGATCGTGAAGGTCCCGGACTACGAGCAGATCGCCGAGGTGGTGACCGAGCGGTTCCCCGCCGTGTCGGGGATCCTGCGGACCCAGACGCTGACCGCGTTCCGCGCGTACTCCCGGGGCGACCTCGAGCAGGCGTGGGACATCGGCGTCGACTGACGGCGCGCAGCCTGCGTGACGCGTTAGGCGGGCTGGCGCGCACGGTGGCCCCCGCCGGAGCCACCCTCGAGGTGTCGCTCCCGGCGCAGGAGACGGGACGCACGCTGCAGGCCGCGCTCCTGGTGGACGGGGAGATGCGCGCGCGCGCGGTGTCCGCGATCGACGAGGCCGTCCCCGTCTTCGGCGCCTTCCTCGACGGAGTGCAGGACAGCCGGGTGGTGGCCTACGTGGGGTCGGTCCCGATCGTGCAGGGGCGGATGGGAGCGGTGATCCGCGCCCGTGCCGACCGCCGCCTGGCGACGTGGGGCGACGGCCCGCACCTGGACGAGGCGTTGTACCTCCCGCTCGCGCTCGTTCCCCGCGAGGTGGCCGATGCGCTCGAGACCACGGAGCGCCCGATCGTCGACACGACCGACGCGTCGCCCGGTGACGGGACGGCGCCGGAGGATTGCCATCCGCAGCAGTGGCTCCGCCGCGCGTTGCACCTGGTGCAGCGCGGACGGGAGGCGCTCGAGCGGGCGTTGGCCGAGGCGTGGTGCCGGCAGGGTGGGGCGGTGCCGCTCTACGTGGATGGCGGCCTCCCGTCGTCGGGTGTGGTGCTGGGGAGCACGTGCGCGGTCGGCGTGATCAAGTCGCACCACACGCTCTACGCCACCGGAAGCGCCCTGGCGACGGTCGCGACGTTAGGCATCGGCGAGCGTTCGAGCCCCTTCGTGGTCGAGACGCGGTGGCGCGAGCCGGTGGCGTCGTGGTACCTGCGCCTGCGTCGTCCCGAGGGGCACGACCCGTTCTGGGGGCTGGTGCGGATCGAGGTCCCGCTCGCGCTGCTGCTGGGCGAAGGGACCTCCCCCGACGCGTCGGCGGACCGGGTCTCGCGTTGGGTCGCGGCCGAGGCGTCGCCGCTTGCCCTCCCCGATGCGCGCTGGGACACGATGGCCTACGGCATCCGCGACTGCGAGGTGTTCCTCCGTGCGACGCTCGGGCGGGCGATGGCGTGAGGCCCGGGTGCCGGCGCCGGGACTCCCGGCGGCCGTGCGTCAGCGCGTTGCCGAGGTGCCCGTGATGGGGGTGATGGTGGCCGCGCGCTCGCGCCCGTTGTCGCGCAGGAGGTACGGGACCCGATCGGGGAAGCGCGCGATCAGCCGGGCGTTCTGCGTCCCCAGGTCGCGCACCACGAGGATGCCGCCGCCCAGCCCGTCCATGTTGTACAGGTAGAGGCGGTCGATCAGGATGTCGAGCCGCGGCACGCGCTCCCGGACGAAGACGAGGAGCTTGCCGCGCGTGCGTTGCAGCTGCTCGAGCGAGTCGTAGGCGGCAAAGCGCGCCGGGCTCCCCGTGTAGTCGCTGCGCATCCACGGCTCGGCCAGCTGGATCCGCTCCCACCGTCCGGGAATGTTGAGCAGGACGCTCCCCGCTACCGTGGCGGCCAGGAGTCCCGCGCCCACCCGGGGGCGCTGGCGCATCACCGCGACGCTCCCCGCCGCCACCCACGCCAGCAGGAAGGGGAAGTACTCGCTGTAGAACCGGATCGCCGACCCCCAGAAGAAGAAGTACAGCACCGGCAGGATGGCAAAGGCGGCGGCCGTCACCCAGCGCGGGCGATGACGGTGCGCGGCGAAGAGCACGAGGGCGGGGGCCAGCAGCGCGTACGGGAGGAAGCCGAGGTTGATGCTGGCGATGACCTGCAGCAGGTGGACCACCGCCAGGCGCGGCGTGAAGACGGTCGGGATCAACACCCGCTGCATCTGCTCGTCGAATCCGGTGAAGCCACGAGTGCCGAAGCCCAGGTTGTATCCCGTGCCGTGCAGGGCCTGGTAGCTCATCCGGAACGGGTCGCCGTTCGTGGCCCAGTTGTAGTACAGGAACCAGGCGGCCAGCGGGAGCGCCCCGACCACCACGGTGGCGGCGCAGCGGACCAGCTCGCGCACGGAAAGCCGTCGGCGCAGCACCATCCAGAGTCCGAGCGACGCGCCTAACGCCACCCCGGTCAGCGAGCGGACGGTGACGGAGAGGGCGATGACCGCTCCCGCGGCGAGCCATCGCCCGGTGCGTCCCCTTCCCGTCGCCGTCTCGCCCTCCAGGAGCCAGATGGCCGCCAGGGCCGTGCAGAGGATCGTCGCCGTGTGCGCCATGTACCCGGCGTGCAACACGAGGAACCAGGGCTGTATCACGAGGAGCGCACCCGCGAGCACCCCGGCGGCCCGCCCGTAGAGCAGCGTCCCGAGGCGATACGTCGCCCAGACCGACGCCGTCCCCAGGATCACCCCGCTCCACCACCGCAAGCCGATGAGGTCGAACAGGGCGAGGACGAGCGGCCACCCGGGGGTGTACTGCCCATACAGCCCGCCGCTCGGCGTCACGCCCAGCTTGCGCATCGAGAGGAACGGCACCAGGTCGCGATCGACGTGCCAGGCGAAGTCACGGTTCCACATCCACCGGCTCTGGAGGAGGTAGATGACCTCGTCGCTCACGATGGCGTGGCGGCCGACCGCGAGCCAGTGCGTCACGGCGATGACGACGACGCTCGTCCCCAGCAGCACCGGGAGCGCCCAGCGCGGCGGCTCCCACGCCGGTGCATCGCTCCCATCCGACGGATCGCGGGCACCAAGGAGCCAGAAGAAGATGGCCCACCCCATCAGCGTGGGGCCAACGGTCCCGAAGACCGCGGGGTTGCGCGGCTGGAGGTCGCCGAGGAGCGGGAAGGCCGCGGCCACCGCGACGGTGAGCGCCATCAGGAGGGGGATGCGCACGAGGTAGTGCCGCGTCAGCAGCTCGCGGCGCGCGCGCAGGATGCCGGCGGCCATGGCGGCGGCCAGCGTCGTCGCCAGCACCTCGAGCGTCACCCCGGCCGTGGGGAGGAACTCCATCGCGCTCGCCGCCAGCAGGGTGGGAATCGCGCACCACGCCAGGAGCCATGCGAGCGAAGGCCGCCATCTCGCCGACACGGATGACGCGGGTGACGCGGATGACGCGGGTGACGCGGGTGATGCGGGTGACGCGGATGACGCGGATGACGCGGATGACGCGGATGACGCGGACGTCGCAGACGTCTCGGGCAACGACGACAGTGAAGGCGAGTGGGGTACGTTGCCCGGCGACATGACACGCTGTACTCGGGACAGAGTCGCGGTTTCGCGGTATTTCGCCCACCAAGCGTCGCTGCGAAGGTAGAGCCGCGCAAGTGGGAGCTCCCTCGCGCCGGTGTGGGGTTGGGGAGGACGCCACGTCCCCGCGCCGCCGCCCATGCGCTACCTTTGCGGCGTCGCGGGAAGACC
The genomic region above belongs to Gemmatimonadetes bacterium SCN 70-22 and contains:
- a CDS encoding AsnC family transcriptional regulator; its protein translation is MITTIVLIKADPKHIPETARAIAGIDGVQEVYSVSGEWDLVAIVKVPDYEQIAEVVTERFPAVSGILRTQTLTAFRAYSRGDLEQAWDIGVD